A genomic region of Nitrospirota bacterium contains the following coding sequences:
- a CDS encoding lysophospholipid acyltransferase family protein: MLYEVAHPLVWWVARWCCSLEVVGRDRVPADGGVIVAANHVSYLDIPIVGCSLARRADFLAKAELFTHPVVGWFFKRLGGVPIRREGVDRNALAEVERRLAAGHLVVMYPEGTRSPDERLREPKPGVGMLAVRTGVPVVPAYVAGTGEAWPAGARWLRSRPITVVFGEPMQWRRTESTSSDETKATQRYQQVSQEIMDRIAELQREAHARRLRLLNASTVAR, translated from the coding sequence GTGCTGTACGAGGTCGCGCACCCGTTGGTGTGGTGGGTCGCGCGGTGGTGCTGTTCGCTGGAGGTCGTGGGCCGCGATCGGGTGCCGGCCGACGGCGGGGTCATCGTCGCCGCCAATCACGTCAGCTACCTCGACATTCCTATTGTGGGATGTTCGCTCGCCAGACGGGCGGATTTTCTGGCGAAGGCCGAGCTGTTCACACACCCCGTGGTGGGATGGTTCTTCAAACGTCTCGGCGGGGTCCCGATACGACGCGAGGGGGTCGACCGCAACGCGTTGGCCGAGGTCGAGCGCCGTTTGGCGGCCGGGCACCTGGTGGTCATGTACCCGGAAGGCACCCGCAGTCCGGACGAGCGGCTGCGCGAGCCCAAACCCGGCGTTGGAATGTTGGCGGTCCGTACCGGGGTCCCGGTGGTCCCGGCCTACGTCGCGGGGACGGGCGAGGCCTGGCCGGCCGGCGCGCGATGGTTGCGGTCGCGGCCGATCACCGTGGTGTTCGGTGAGCCGATGCAATGGCGGCGCACCGAGTCGACGAGCAGTGATGAGACGAAGGCCACACAGCGGTATCAACAGGTCAGTCAGGAGATCATGGACCGGATTGCGGAGCTTCAACGCGAGGCGCACGCACGGCGCCTACGGCTGCTGAACGCGTCAACGGTCGCGCGTTGA
- a CDS encoding prephenate dehydrogenase/arogenate dehydrogenase family protein, whose amino-acid sequence MVGGSVAWGAKQRRLAEEVVGVDPDRPAALQAVARGIVDRTAALADGVARADVVVLAVPIAQIEAVAREAAPLIKGTAAVVTDVGSVKAPVVARVEPLFERFVGGHPMAGSERSGVAAASATLFEGAPCVLTPTSRTDPGALDVVERLWQGLGAAVVRVDPGVHDELVAAVSHLPHLVAASLVNTAAGAGGGRALSVAAAGFRDTTRVAGGSPALWRDICLMNQGPVLKMLADYSDELNRLRALIAGGDGQGLFEALKKAQRTRERMTEGEP is encoded by the coding sequence CTGGTCGGTGGGTCCGTCGCGTGGGGCGCCAAACAGCGGCGTCTGGCCGAAGAAGTGGTCGGCGTTGACCCGGATCGCCCCGCGGCGCTCCAAGCCGTGGCGCGAGGAATCGTCGATCGCACGGCGGCGTTGGCCGACGGCGTCGCTCGCGCGGACGTGGTCGTGTTGGCGGTGCCGATCGCGCAGATCGAGGCGGTCGCGCGCGAGGCGGCCCCGCTGATCAAGGGCACGGCCGCCGTGGTCACCGACGTGGGCAGTGTGAAGGCGCCGGTGGTGGCGCGCGTGGAACCGTTGTTCGAGCGGTTCGTGGGCGGCCATCCCATGGCGGGGAGCGAACGGTCGGGGGTGGCTGCCGCGTCCGCGACGTTGTTCGAGGGCGCGCCCTGCGTGCTCACGCCGACCTCGCGCACCGATCCCGGAGCGCTCGATGTGGTCGAGCGGTTGTGGCAGGGACTGGGGGCCGCGGTGGTGAGGGTGGATCCCGGAGTTCACGACGAACTGGTTGCCGCCGTGAGCCACCTGCCGCACCTGGTGGCGGCATCACTGGTCAACACCGCGGCAGGCGCGGGAGGCGGACGCGCGCTGAGCGTCGCCGCGGCCGGGTTTCGCGATACGACCAGGGTTGCGGGCGGCTCGCCCGCGCTCTGGCGGGACATCTGTTTGATGAATCAGGGACCGGTGCTCAAGATGTTGGCAGACTACAGCGACGAGCTCAACCGCCTGCGGGCCTTGATTGCCGGCGGAGACGGACAGGGCTTGTTCGAAGCTTTGAAAAAGGCCCAGCGGACCCGCGAGCGGATGACCGAGGGCGAGCCGTGA
- the aroA gene encoding 3-phosphoshikimate 1-carboxyvinyltransferase — translation MKAVVIEPGRPLQGRVEVPGDKSITHRAIMLGGLARGETLVRGYLPADDCLRTVAAIRALGRTIEDLESSNRPTLRIAGCASGSSILREPADVIDCGNSGTSLRLLTGLVAGFPMCTVLTGDASLRRRPMGRVVEPLRAMGAHIVGRDEGRLAPLTVVGQRLKGLDVRLPVASAQVKSAVLLAGLAAEGRTAVTEPAPSRDHTERMLRTFGVPLRVEGATVSLDGPAGLSAAEIEVPGDISSAAFLIAGALLQPKSDLMIERVGVNPTRTGFLDVLKRMGASVAIEGVREVSGEPIGTLTVRASALRGTTVRGDLVPRTIDEFPVLCVLAAFARGETIIEDAGELRVKESDRIHVMAEELGKLGIKVEERPAGMRIEGPQRATGARCSSHGDHRVAMALAVAALRASGPTTIDDVECVGTSFPGFFELLDRVRR, via the coding sequence GTGAAGGCGGTGGTGATCGAACCCGGCCGGCCGCTGCAAGGGCGGGTGGAGGTACCGGGCGACAAGTCGATCACGCATCGGGCGATCATGTTGGGAGGCCTGGCCCGCGGGGAGACCCTGGTCCGCGGCTACCTACCGGCGGACGATTGCCTCCGTACCGTGGCGGCGATACGCGCCCTGGGCCGAACGATCGAGGACCTGGAATCCAGCAATCGCCCCACCCTTCGCATAGCCGGGTGCGCTTCGGGATCATCAATACTCCGGGAGCCCGCGGACGTGATCGATTGCGGGAACTCCGGCACGAGCCTGCGGTTGCTCACCGGCTTGGTCGCGGGGTTTCCGATGTGTACGGTGTTGACGGGCGACGCCTCGCTTCGTCGGCGGCCGATGGGGCGCGTGGTGGAACCGCTTCGCGCCATGGGCGCACACATCGTGGGGCGCGACGAGGGCCGGCTGGCGCCGCTGACTGTGGTGGGCCAACGGCTCAAAGGCCTCGACGTTCGTCTGCCGGTGGCAAGCGCGCAGGTCAAGTCCGCGGTGTTGCTGGCGGGCCTGGCGGCCGAAGGACGGACCGCCGTGACGGAGCCCGCGCCCTCGCGCGATCACACCGAACGGATGCTGCGCACGTTCGGCGTCCCGCTGCGAGTGGAAGGCGCAACCGTGTCCCTCGACGGACCCGCGGGCTTGTCGGCCGCGGAGATCGAGGTGCCGGGGGACATATCGTCCGCGGCGTTTCTGATCGCGGGCGCCTTGCTCCAACCCAAGTCGGACCTCATGATCGAGCGCGTGGGGGTCAATCCCACCCGCACCGGATTTCTGGATGTCCTGAAGCGCATGGGGGCGTCGGTGGCGATCGAAGGGGTTCGCGAGGTATCCGGCGAGCCGATCGGCACGCTGACCGTCCGCGCATCCGCACTACGGGGGACGACCGTTCGAGGCGATCTCGTCCCGCGGACGATCGATGAGTTCCCGGTTCTGTGCGTGTTGGCGGCTTTCGCGCGGGGCGAGACCATCATCGAGGACGCGGGCGAGCTGCGTGTCAAAGAGAGCGACCGGATTCACGTGATGGCGGAAGAACTCGGCAAACTCGGGATCAAGGTGGAGGAGCGACCGGCCGGCATGCGGATCGAGGGGCCGCAGCGCGCGACCGGGGCGCGATGCTCCAGCCACGGGGACCACCGGGTGGCGATGGCGCTGGCCGTGGCGGCGCTGCGCGCCTCGGGGCCGACCACGATCGACGATGTCGAGTGCGTGGGCACCTCGTTTCCGGGATTCTTCGAGCTGCTCGATCGGGTTCGCCGATGA
- the hisC gene encoding histidinol-phosphate transaminase, translating to MTRSAMDFQVRPELSRIAPYVPGKPVAEVEREYGVTHAVKLASNENPLGPSPAALKAAQEVLSGLHRYPDGAGTALREAIGAKLKVDPDQVVLGNGSDEVVDLVCKVLLTPGDEAVMAAPTFGIYRIAVLAHQGTPVEVPLADGRHDLDAMLAAVSERTKLFFVCNPNSPTGSALSGRDVTRAIERLPDHVVAVCDHAYEDYATAADFPYGAALLQHGRPVVILRTFSKIYGLAGLRIGYGVGPAGLVAWMNRVRLPFNASTVAQAAAIAALGDDAHVRASRMVNAAGKTYLTRECGRLGLTWYPSESNFLYVNVGRDGRPVFERLLREGVIVRHFEGPWLRITIGMPEENTRCVAALERVLTDEGGKG from the coding sequence GTGACCCGATCGGCCATGGATTTCCAGGTTCGTCCCGAGCTGTCCCGCATCGCGCCGTACGTGCCCGGCAAACCCGTCGCGGAGGTCGAGCGCGAGTACGGCGTGACACACGCCGTCAAGCTTGCCTCCAACGAAAATCCTCTAGGCCCGTCGCCGGCGGCGCTCAAGGCCGCGCAAGAGGTCCTTTCCGGGCTGCACCGGTATCCCGACGGCGCGGGCACCGCGCTGCGCGAAGCGATCGGGGCGAAGCTGAAGGTCGATCCGGACCAGGTCGTCCTGGGCAACGGCTCGGACGAGGTCGTCGACTTGGTGTGTAAGGTCTTGTTGACGCCCGGCGACGAAGCCGTGATGGCCGCGCCGACGTTCGGGATCTACCGGATCGCGGTGCTGGCGCACCAAGGGACTCCGGTCGAGGTGCCGCTGGCCGATGGCCGCCATGATCTCGACGCCATGTTGGCGGCCGTGAGCGAGCGCACCAAGCTGTTTTTTGTCTGTAACCCGAACAGCCCGACCGGCAGCGCGCTGTCGGGCCGGGACGTCACCCGCGCGATCGAACGCTTGCCCGATCACGTGGTGGCGGTGTGCGATCACGCGTATGAAGATTACGCGACGGCTGCAGATTTCCCCTACGGCGCGGCCCTCCTGCAACACGGTCGTCCGGTGGTCATCCTGCGCACGTTTTCCAAAATCTACGGTCTTGCGGGGCTGCGGATCGGGTACGGGGTCGGGCCCGCCGGACTCGTCGCGTGGATGAACCGCGTGCGACTCCCGTTCAACGCGAGCACGGTGGCTCAGGCCGCCGCGATCGCGGCATTGGGCGACGACGCCCACGTCCGCGCGAGCCGCATGGTCAATGCGGCGGGGAAAACGTATTTGACCCGGGAATGCGGGCGGCTGGGGCTGACGTGGTATCCGAGCGAGTCGAATTTCCTGTACGTCAACGTGGGCCGCGACGGCCGGCCCGTGTTCGAGCGGCTCTTGCGGGAGGGCGTGATCGTTCGCCATTTCGAGGGGCCGTGGTTACGGATCACCATCGGGATGCCGGAGGAGAACACGCGCTGCGTTGCGGCGCTGGAGCGCGTGTTAACTGACGAAGGGGGGAAGGGGTGA
- a CDS encoding integration host factor subunit beta has translation MTKAELIEDVSHKVKGLTKRQTEIIINAILDGIKDTLARGDKIEIRGFGSFRLRSRRMREGRNPKTGSSVHVPAKRVPFFKAGKELKELVDR, from the coding sequence ATGACCAAAGCCGAGCTAATCGAAGACGTGTCGCACAAAGTCAAAGGGCTGACCAAGCGCCAGACCGAAATCATCATCAACGCCATTCTCGACGGCATCAAAGACACCCTGGCCCGGGGCGACAAGATCGAGATCCGCGGTTTCGGCAGCTTTCGGCTGCGCAGCCGCCGCATGCGCGAAGGCCGCAATCCCAAGACCGGCAGTTCAGTGCACGTACCCGCCAAACGCGTGCCGTTCTTCAAGGCCGGCAAAGAGCTCAAAGAACTCGTCGACCGCTGA
- a CDS encoding 30S ribosomal protein S1, translating into MASTQSEAGVAARKPFQKGTEMTEIELMYAETFKQLEEGSIVEGSVVAVQPEGVVVDVGYKSEGIVPREEFIPEELSALKVGDRFLVYLEEREDADGNMILSKEKADRMKIWGDLERIFEKGEVIEGKVLNKIKGGMMVDIGIKAFLPGSQIDLRPVRDLDSLVGKTFQMKIIKMNHRRSNVVVSRRVVLEETRDRRKQQAMATLQEGQVIDGQVKNITDYGAFIDLGGIDGLLHITDMSWGRVAHPSEMFMVGDRVKVMILKYDRETGRISLGVKQLKPDPWIQVEDKFPVGSRVRGKVVSLVDYGAFVELEPGVEGLVHISEMTWSHEIKHPSKIVSVGDQVEAQVLNVDRKSRKISLGMKQVVANPWIIVETKYPVGSVIEGKVKSLTEFGVFVGLDEGIDGLIHVSDLSWTKRVVHPSDLFKKGQMVKAVVLRVDKDKERLSLGYKQLTPDPWEKEIPQRYQVGQDVTGKVVKIADFGVFLEFEDGVEGLIHVSEMNLEGQRIEERYKVGDEVTARVIRIDPTERKIALSIREHVGDWGLSEGEGRAPKRR; encoded by the coding sequence ATGGCGAGCACGCAGTCGGAAGCCGGGGTGGCCGCCCGGAAGCCCTTCCAAAAAGGCACCGAGATGACCGAAATCGAACTGATGTATGCCGAGACCTTCAAGCAACTGGAGGAAGGCAGCATCGTGGAAGGCAGCGTCGTGGCCGTCCAGCCCGAGGGCGTGGTCGTCGATGTGGGCTACAAGTCCGAGGGCATCGTGCCTCGTGAGGAGTTCATTCCGGAGGAACTCAGCGCACTCAAAGTCGGCGATCGCTTCCTCGTGTATCTCGAAGAGCGGGAGGACGCCGACGGGAACATGATCCTCTCCAAGGAAAAAGCCGACCGCATGAAGATCTGGGGCGACCTCGAACGGATCTTCGAGAAGGGGGAGGTCATCGAGGGCAAGGTCCTCAACAAGATCAAGGGCGGCATGATGGTCGACATTGGGATCAAGGCGTTCCTGCCCGGTTCGCAGATCGACCTGCGCCCGGTGCGTGACCTCGACAGCCTGGTCGGCAAGACCTTCCAGATGAAGATCATCAAGATGAATCACCGGCGCAGCAACGTGGTGGTGTCGCGCCGCGTGGTGTTGGAGGAGACTCGCGATCGGCGCAAGCAGCAGGCCATGGCGACCCTGCAGGAGGGGCAGGTCATCGACGGGCAGGTCAAGAATATCACGGACTACGGCGCGTTCATCGATCTCGGCGGGATCGACGGCCTGCTGCACATTACCGACATGTCCTGGGGCCGCGTGGCGCACCCCTCCGAGATGTTCATGGTGGGCGACCGCGTGAAGGTCATGATTCTCAAATACGATCGTGAGACCGGGCGCATCTCGCTGGGCGTCAAGCAGCTCAAACCGGATCCCTGGATTCAGGTGGAGGACAAGTTCCCGGTCGGTTCACGCGTGCGGGGCAAGGTGGTGAGCCTCGTGGATTACGGCGCGTTCGTGGAGCTGGAGCCGGGCGTGGAAGGGTTGGTGCACATCTCGGAGATGACGTGGTCGCACGAGATCAAGCACCCCTCGAAGATCGTCTCAGTGGGCGATCAGGTCGAGGCGCAGGTGCTGAACGTCGATCGCAAGAGCCGGAAGATCTCGCTGGGCATGAAGCAGGTGGTCGCCAATCCATGGATCATCGTCGAAACCAAGTACCCGGTGGGGTCCGTCATCGAAGGCAAGGTCAAGAGCCTGACCGAGTTCGGCGTCTTCGTGGGGTTGGATGAAGGCATCGACGGATTGATCCACGTTTCGGACTTGTCATGGACCAAACGCGTGGTGCACCCCTCGGATCTCTTCAAAAAGGGCCAGATGGTGAAGGCGGTGGTGCTCCGGGTGGACAAAGACAAGGAGCGCCTGTCCCTCGGCTACAAACAGCTCACGCCGGACCCTTGGGAGAAGGAGATCCCCCAACGTTATCAGGTGGGCCAGGACGTCACCGGCAAGGTCGTCAAGATCGCCGACTTCGGCGTGTTCCTGGAGTTTGAAGACGGGGTGGAGGGGCTCATCCACGTGAGTGAAATGAACCTCGAAGGCCAGCGGATCGAAGAACGCTACAAGGTCGGCGATGAGGTCACCGCCCGCGTGATCAGGATCGACCCCACCGAGCGGAAGATCGCCCTCAGTATCCGCGAACACGTGGGCGATTGGGGGCTCTCCGAGGGCGAGGGGCGCGCGCCCAAGCGCCGGTAG
- a CDS encoding ABC transporter permease, whose product MNAHRVLAMVWRHVYLYRSSWTRLVELIYWPAMELFVWGFLTIYLRGLGPGLPDFVVLFLGGLILWDVLFRSQIGVSLAFLEEIWSRNLSNLFASPLTPTEFVASQVIVALARTLIAGLFMALLAALLYHYNLFSMGLPLVAFFVNLMVMGWSIGLLVSAMILRFGQGAESLAWAVIFLFQPVAAVFYPVSVLPEWLRSVALATPAAHVFEGMRALLLDGRFDAGHIIGALVLNVVYLIVGCAGFLGMFRVARRRGLLLQVGE is encoded by the coding sequence TTGAACGCCCACCGGGTGCTGGCGATGGTCTGGCGTCACGTGTACCTCTATCGCAGTTCGTGGACACGTCTCGTCGAGTTGATCTACTGGCCCGCGATGGAGCTGTTCGTCTGGGGGTTCCTGACGATCTACCTGCGGGGACTGGGCCCCGGATTACCGGATTTCGTCGTGTTGTTCCTGGGCGGGTTGATTCTGTGGGACGTGCTGTTTCGCTCGCAGATCGGCGTGTCGCTCGCGTTCTTGGAAGAGATCTGGTCGCGCAACCTGTCCAACCTGTTCGCGAGCCCCTTGACGCCGACCGAGTTCGTGGCGAGCCAGGTGATCGTGGCGCTCGCGCGCACCCTGATCGCCGGCTTGTTCATGGCGCTCCTGGCCGCCCTGCTGTACCACTACAACCTGTTCAGCATGGGGCTCCCGCTGGTCGCGTTCTTCGTCAACTTGATGGTGATGGGATGGTCGATCGGCCTGCTCGTGTCGGCGATGATCCTGCGCTTCGGTCAAGGCGCAGAAAGCCTGGCCTGGGCCGTGATCTTCCTGTTCCAACCCGTGGCCGCGGTGTTCTACCCGGTCTCGGTGCTGCCGGAATGGCTCCGGTCCGTGGCGCTCGCCACCCCGGCCGCGCACGTGTTCGAAGGCATGCGCGCGCTGTTGCTGGACGGAAGGTTCGACGCGGGCCACATCATCGGGGCTCTGGTTCTCAACGTCGTGTACCTGATCGTCGGGTGCGCGGGCTTTTTGGGCATGTTTCGCGTTGCGCGGCGCAGGGGGCTGCTCTTGCAGGTCGGCGAGTAA
- the aroF gene encoding 3-deoxy-7-phosphoheptulonate synthase, giving the protein MIIVLKPEATQAEIDHIMEKIRERGLSPHLSTGQERRVIGVIGDERTIQNVPLAIFPGVESVTPILAPYKLVSREFRKDNTVVTVGDGVAIGGRLVPVMAGPCAVETKAQVTGVAKAVKNSGARVLRGGAFKPRTSPYAFQGLAEEGLQYLAEAKKATGLPIITEVVDSRDIDLVAQYADVLQIGARNMQNFRLLTDIGKQRKPVLLKRGMSATIKEFLLSAEYIMAGGNHKVILCERGIRTFEPLARNTLDLSAVPLIQKLSHLPVVVDPSHATGRWDLVAPMARAAIAAGADGLLIEVHGNPEEALCDGEESLTPPKFAAMMDELRKVAQAVGREI; this is encoded by the coding sequence ATGATCATCGTGCTGAAACCGGAAGCCACCCAGGCTGAGATCGATCACATCATGGAGAAGATCCGCGAGCGCGGATTGTCTCCGCACCTCTCGACGGGCCAGGAGCGTCGGGTGATCGGCGTGATCGGGGACGAGCGCACGATCCAAAACGTGCCGCTTGCGATCTTCCCCGGGGTGGAGAGCGTCACGCCGATCTTGGCGCCGTACAAGCTCGTCAGCCGCGAATTTCGCAAAGACAACACCGTCGTCACGGTCGGCGACGGGGTGGCGATCGGCGGGCGCTTGGTCCCGGTGATGGCCGGGCCGTGCGCGGTGGAGACCAAGGCGCAGGTGACGGGCGTGGCCAAGGCCGTCAAAAATTCCGGAGCGCGCGTGTTGCGCGGCGGGGCCTTCAAGCCGCGCACGTCGCCGTACGCGTTTCAGGGGTTGGCGGAAGAGGGGCTGCAGTATCTCGCTGAAGCGAAAAAAGCCACGGGGTTGCCGATCATCACCGAGGTGGTGGACTCCCGCGACATCGACCTGGTCGCCCAGTACGCGGACGTTTTGCAGATCGGCGCTCGCAATATGCAAAATTTTCGATTGTTGACCGATATCGGCAAGCAGCGCAAGCCGGTGCTGCTCAAGCGCGGGATGTCCGCCACCATCAAGGAGTTTCTCTTGTCGGCGGAGTACATCATGGCCGGCGGCAATCACAAGGTGATCCTCTGCGAGCGCGGCATCCGGACGTTCGAACCGCTGGCCCGCAATACGCTCGACCTGTCGGCCGTGCCCTTGATTCAAAAGCTGTCGCATCTGCCGGTCGTCGTGGACCCGAGCCATGCCACCGGGCGGTGGGACTTGGTCGCCCCCATGGCCCGGGCCGCGATTGCGGCCGGCGCGGACGGGTTGTTGATCGAAGTCCACGGGAACCCCGAAGAGGCGCTGTGCGACGGCGAAGAGTCGCTCACTCCACCGAAATTCGCGGCCATGATGGACGAGTTGCGCAAGGTCGCGCAGGCCGTGGGGCGGGAGATCTGA
- the cmk gene encoding (d)CMP kinase, which yields MTSRELIVAIDGPSAAGKSTAGTRVAKRLGYLYVESGAFYRALAWKVRECRVDPADNEALRLLGETTAIEVVRRPEGVRILVDQNDVTDQLRTPEMSRIAAQIASNPIVRDPMLKVQRAMAKDGGVVMEGRDIGTVVFPEADVKFYLDADTAVRGERRYKELRVKGLDVDLKTTIDEIVARDRKDMTRAVAPLRKAHDAIAIDSTGLTLDEVVDTMVAAVERRRTAISR from the coding sequence ATGACGTCCCGGGAGCTCATTGTGGCCATTGACGGTCCCTCGGCCGCGGGCAAAAGCACGGCCGGCACGCGCGTGGCCAAACGTCTGGGCTACTTGTACGTCGAGAGCGGCGCGTTTTACCGCGCGCTCGCGTGGAAGGTCCGCGAGTGCCGGGTCGACCCCGCGGACAACGAGGCGCTGAGACTGTTGGGAGAAACCACGGCGATCGAGGTGGTGCGGCGTCCGGAAGGCGTGCGGATCCTGGTGGATCAGAACGACGTGACCGATCAACTCCGGACGCCGGAGATGAGCCGAATCGCGGCCCAGATCGCGTCCAATCCCATCGTACGCGACCCCATGCTGAAGGTGCAGCGCGCAATGGCCAAAGACGGGGGCGTGGTCATGGAGGGGCGGGACATCGGCACCGTCGTGTTCCCGGAGGCCGACGTCAAATTTTACCTCGATGCGGACACCGCGGTGCGGGGAGAGCGGCGATACAAAGAGCTTCGCGTGAAGGGCTTGGACGTGGATTTGAAGACCACGATCGACGAAATCGTGGCTCGGGACCGCAAGGACATGACCCGCGCAGTGGCCCCGTTGCGCAAAGCCCACGACGCGATTGCCATCGATTCCACAGGCTTGACCTTGGATGAGGTGGTGGATACAATGGTGGCGGCCGTCGAACGCCGACGAACCGCGATCTCGCGGTAG
- the pheA gene encoding prephenate dehydratase: MDRTLQGLRQRIDEIDDTILGLLNRRAEIVTEVGRVKRQEQAHAHAPTREREILERLERENPGPFPNDGVRAVFREIMSASLALEQPLKVAYLGPEGTFTHMACLKQFGASAGAVPVNSIKDVFSEVERGRADYGVVPIENSTEGVVTHTLDLLADSQLKIAGEVVQEISHYLLSRSGVLADVKRIYSHPQPVAQCRGWLSQHVPNIPIVEVYSTARAAEMCRDDPDAAAIASDLAARLYGLTVIQKRIEDNPTNTTRFLVIAPRAPERTGRDKTSVMVSVKDRVGALYDMLKPFSEYGLNLTKIESRPSRRKAWEYFFYIDVEGHIEDEPVKQALEALRSQCQVLKVLGSYPRTA, from the coding sequence ATGGACCGCACGCTCCAGGGGCTTCGCCAGCGCATCGATGAGATCGACGACACGATCCTCGGTCTGCTCAACCGTCGGGCCGAGATCGTGACCGAAGTCGGTCGGGTCAAACGCCAGGAACAGGCGCACGCCCACGCCCCCACCCGCGAGCGAGAAATCCTCGAGCGGCTGGAGCGAGAGAACCCCGGTCCTTTTCCCAACGACGGCGTGCGCGCCGTGTTTCGAGAGATCATGTCGGCGTCGTTGGCGCTGGAGCAGCCGCTCAAGGTCGCCTATCTGGGCCCGGAGGGCACCTTCACGCACATGGCGTGCCTGAAACAATTCGGCGCGTCGGCGGGCGCGGTGCCGGTCAACAGCATCAAAGACGTGTTCAGCGAAGTGGAACGCGGTCGCGCGGATTACGGGGTGGTGCCGATCGAAAACTCCACCGAAGGGGTCGTGACCCACACGCTCGATCTGCTGGCCGACTCGCAACTGAAGATCGCGGGTGAAGTCGTGCAGGAGATCTCGCACTACCTGTTGTCGCGCTCCGGCGTTCTGGCCGACGTCAAACGGATCTACTCGCACCCGCAGCCCGTGGCGCAGTGCCGCGGTTGGTTGTCCCAACACGTGCCCAACATTCCGATCGTGGAGGTGTACAGCACGGCGCGCGCGGCGGAGATGTGCCGCGACGATCCCGACGCCGCGGCGATCGCGTCGGATCTGGCGGCGCGCTTGTACGGGCTCACGGTCATTCAGAAACGCATCGAAGACAATCCGACCAATACCACGCGATTTCTGGTCATCGCGCCGCGTGCTCCGGAACGGACGGGGAGGGACAAGACCTCGGTGATGGTGTCGGTCAAAGACCGGGTGGGCGCGCTCTACGACATGTTGAAACCGTTCTCGGAGTACGGGCTCAACCTCACGAAGATCGAGTCGCGGCCGTCCCGCCGGAAGGCGTGGGAGTATTTTTTTTATATTGACGTTGAAGGGCATATCGAGGACGAGCCCGTCAAACAGGCCTTGGAGGCTCTCCGTTCACAGTGCCAGGTGCTGAAGGTCCTCGGTTCTTATCCCCGAACAGCGTGA
- the sppA gene encoding signal peptide peptidase SppA — MARRPLLTGVLVFLVLAVAFFLGTYLTALLIEGPPSDSNQIALVRIEGVILDADEPVEQLRTFAENEAIRAILIRIDSPGGAVVPSQEIYDEVRKIRAEGRQKIVVSMGAVAASGGYYIASASDRIIANPGTLTGSIGVILEMPNFEGLMKKIGVESTVIKSGAHKDLISPFRKLGEAEREILQRVMDDVHDQFIQAVADGRGLEKNTVAAIADGQVFTGRQAKEKGLIDEIGSFEDAIQLTGHLAGIIGRPVVVEPKRRFSLTDLISTIFRGRIGALVDPVPAIRLNYLWTWG, encoded by the coding sequence ATGGCGCGACGTCCACTCCTTACCGGAGTTCTCGTTTTCCTGGTCCTGGCGGTCGCGTTTTTTCTCGGGACCTATCTCACCGCGCTGTTGATCGAAGGGCCGCCGTCGGACTCCAACCAGATCGCGCTCGTTCGGATCGAGGGCGTCATCTTAGACGCCGACGAACCGGTTGAGCAGCTCCGGACCTTTGCGGAGAACGAGGCGATTCGAGCGATCCTGATTCGCATCGACAGCCCGGGCGGAGCCGTGGTCCCCTCGCAGGAAATCTACGACGAAGTGCGAAAGATCCGCGCCGAGGGCCGGCAGAAGATCGTCGTGTCGATGGGGGCGGTTGCCGCGTCCGGAGGGTACTACATCGCGAGCGCTTCGGACCGCATCATCGCCAATCCCGGCACGTTGACCGGGAGCATCGGCGTAATTCTGGAGATGCCGAACTTCGAAGGGCTCATGAAGAAAATCGGGGTGGAGAGCACCGTCATCAAGAGCGGCGCGCACAAGGACTTGATCTCCCCGTTCCGCAAGCTGGGCGAGGCGGAGCGCGAGATCCTGCAGCGCGTGATGGACGACGTTCATGATCAGTTCATTCAGGCCGTGGCCGACGGTCGTGGGCTGGAGAAAAACACGGTGGCGGCCATCGCGGACGGGCAGGTGTTTACGGGACGGCAGGCCAAGGAGAAGGGGCTGATCGATGAGATCGGCAGCTTCGAAGACGCGATCCAACTGACCGGACACTTGGCCGGCATCATCGGACGGCCGGTGGTGGTGGAGCCCAAGCGTCGGTTCTCACTGACCGATTTGATCAGCACGATCTTTCGCGGCCGGATCGGGGCCCTCGTGGATCCCGTCCCTGCCATCCGCCTCAATTATTTGTGGACGTGGGGATAG